In one window of Parachlamydia acanthamoebae DNA:
- a CDS encoding small ribosomal subunit Rsm22 family protein translates to MKRKPIPKADLETLIPLLMGTWRRFHKISGPSDRLQTREFRGVVEAITQLQEAFNAGTPPKKHYFEDPKLLGAYLLYQWVVHYQQGLSLLGELPSSPKRILDLCSGPAPFSFAALKHGAREVFALDQNQTALQLAGEISGRYGFPIQIRRWEHPSSLPVSGEFDCIILGHCLEELFPISVKGAIEKQQQFLDYLLRLLTPHGYLVIVGNSFGESNNRILQIRDAMVKKRVPIQAPCVWQGECPALQTSNSPCYAQREFEKPYLIKELQRAAQINLSSLKMSYLILRSPQAAWPKLEQEQALYRIISPPVDSFQGKKFYLCGTGGKKSLSSRLPEHPPESKAFDFLRRGDLISIEKAFEVKSSYEIIAETSLKLKAPAGKPLPEIEP, encoded by the coding sequence ATGAAAAGAAAACCTATTCCAAAAGCCGATCTTGAAACTTTAATTCCACTTTTAATGGGAACGTGGCGACGCTTTCATAAAATTTCTGGCCCTTCTGATCGCTTACAAACAAGAGAATTTCGTGGAGTTGTTGAAGCAATCACTCAACTACAAGAAGCTTTTAATGCAGGAACCCCACCCAAAAAACATTACTTTGAAGATCCTAAGCTCCTCGGTGCTTATCTTCTGTATCAATGGGTTGTTCACTACCAACAAGGCTTATCATTACTTGGAGAACTCCCATCCTCTCCAAAACGGATTTTAGACCTCTGCAGCGGCCCAGCCCCTTTTTCTTTTGCCGCTCTGAAACATGGTGCCCGCGAAGTTTTTGCCTTAGATCAAAATCAAACCGCCTTACAACTCGCAGGTGAAATTTCAGGACGCTACGGCTTTCCTATCCAAATACGGCGCTGGGAACACCCCTCTTCTTTACCTGTTTCTGGGGAATTTGACTGCATCATCTTAGGGCATTGCTTGGAAGAGCTTTTTCCAATTTCTGTCAAAGGTGCTATTGAAAAGCAGCAACAGTTTTTAGATTATCTGCTTCGTTTACTGACTCCACATGGCTATCTTGTAATTGTAGGTAATTCCTTCGGAGAATCTAATAATCGCATTCTTCAAATCCGCGACGCCATGGTCAAGAAAAGAGTTCCAATTCAAGCACCTTGTGTGTGGCAAGGAGAATGCCCTGCTCTGCAAACTAGCAATAGCCCCTGTTATGCACAACGTGAATTTGAAAAGCCTTATCTGATTAAGGAACTACAACGTGCAGCTCAGATTAATCTTAGCTCCTTAAAAATGTCTTATCTGATCTTAAGAAGCCCCCAAGCTGCCTGGCCAAAGCTCGAACAGGAACAAGCGCTGTATCGGATTATTAGCCCCCCTGTTGACTCTTTCCAAGGGAAAAAGTTTTATCTTTGTGGAACGGGAGGGAAAAAATCCCTATCTTCTCGCTTACCAGAACACCCTCCTGAATCAAAAGCATTTGACTTTTTGCGAAGAGGCGACCTGATTTCCATTGAAAAAGCTTTCGAAGTCAAATCCTCTTATGAAATTATTGCAGAGACCTCATTGAAGTTAAAAGCTCCAGCTGGCAAACCCTTGCCTGAAATTGAGCCCTAA
- a CDS encoding pseudouridine synthase yields MDKTKQRLSKVMAAAGVASRRACEMLIFDGCVTVNGEVTLVPQTLVDENDVITCKGQSVGKKQNKVYYILNKPIGYICSNKRNKDSKIVLDLFDTVEERLFTVGRLDKDTSGLIIVTNDGHFANRVIHPSANIHKEYLVKTNEEVEAEHLSALSSGTLVEKTFVRPIRVSKVRRGTLKITIAEGKKREIRLLMESVKLPVLELTRIRIGGLHLGPLQPGEWREMTAREQTLLFE; encoded by the coding sequence ATGGATAAAACAAAACAAAGATTAAGTAAAGTGATGGCTGCTGCAGGTGTTGCATCGCGCAGAGCTTGTGAAATGCTGATTTTCGACGGTTGTGTCACCGTTAATGGAGAAGTCACTCTCGTTCCTCAAACATTAGTGGATGAAAACGATGTCATCACTTGTAAGGGGCAATCTGTCGGCAAAAAACAAAATAAAGTCTATTACATTTTAAATAAACCTATTGGATACATCTGCTCGAACAAACGAAATAAAGACTCCAAAATTGTTTTAGACTTGTTTGACACAGTTGAAGAAAGACTATTTACGGTCGGCAGATTAGATAAAGATACAAGCGGATTGATCATCGTCACAAACGATGGCCACTTTGCCAATCGCGTGATCCATCCATCAGCAAATATTCACAAAGAATACTTAGTTAAAACAAATGAGGAAGTGGAAGCAGAGCATTTAAGTGCGCTTTCTAGTGGAACTCTTGTTGAGAAAACGTTTGTACGTCCTATCCGAGTCAGTAAAGTGAGACGAGGGACCCTAAAAATTACGATTGCCGAAGGGAAAAAGAGAGAGATCCGTCTTTTGATGGAATCTGTAAAACTCCCTGTTTTAGAATTAACACGTATTCGAATTGGGGGACTACATCTAGGTCCTTTACAACCTGGTGAGTGGAGAGAAATGACCGCTCGTGAACAAACCCTCCTTTTTGAATAA
- a CDS encoding 2,3-bisphosphoglycerate-dependent phosphoglycerate mutase — protein MNKLILMRHGQSEWNRLNLFTGWVDIPLSPLGIEEALVGGDRIKDIPIDIIYTTSLMRAQMTAMLAMSRHTSGKTPVILHPGQGKLQEWGKIYSKTAEESCIPVICAWELNERMYGELQGLNKAETAEKFGADQVKIWRRSFDVPPPNGESLEMTAARSIPYFEENILPQLQEGKNVFVSAHGNSLRSIIMYLDQLSREEVLNLELATGEPIFYMFQDGKVIRES, from the coding sequence ATGAATAAGCTCATTTTAATGCGCCATGGACAATCGGAATGGAACCGTCTGAATCTCTTTACTGGCTGGGTAGATATCCCTCTTTCACCTCTTGGTATTGAAGAAGCTTTGGTGGGGGGAGATCGAATTAAAGACATCCCGATTGATATCATTTATACAACATCACTCATGCGTGCGCAAATGACTGCTATGCTTGCCATGAGTCGCCATACATCGGGAAAAACTCCCGTGATTCTTCATCCTGGGCAAGGAAAACTCCAAGAGTGGGGAAAGATCTATAGTAAGACTGCAGAAGAGTCGTGTATTCCAGTGATATGTGCTTGGGAACTAAATGAGCGAATGTATGGCGAACTGCAAGGATTAAATAAAGCTGAAACTGCCGAAAAATTTGGAGCTGATCAAGTAAAAATATGGCGTAGAAGTTTTGATGTCCCGCCTCCAAATGGGGAAAGTTTGGAGATGACAGCTGCGCGTTCAATTCCTTATTTTGAAGAAAATATCCTTCCTCAGCTACAAGAAGGCAAAAATGTTTTTGTGTCTGCGCATGGAAATTCCCTACGTTCGATCATCATGTACTTAGATCAGTTGTCGCGGGAAGAAGTATTAAATCTTGAATTAGCCACTGGAGAGCCTATTTTCTATATGTTCCAAGATGGTAAAGTAATCAGAGAGTCTTAA
- a CDS encoding cysteine desulfurase family protein, with product MPNGIYLDNNLVTRPSKKAVSEMLPFLTDRWGTPSAPHRMGQELFPAMSESYKALYALIGAKEVDDIIFTSSGEEAVNHVFTAAFHDIMLPTGRNQLICANQDEAPALMAIGRLEQHGCVGKFVSANQEGRVTAEEIADHITPRTALVSLSWANGLTGVINPVHEIGALCQQRGIKFHLDATHVLGKLFFNLEDVQADFITFSGDRFHAPKGTGGLYIKAGVKCSSFILGGLEQGGLRAGNLNVPALVALAAAAKEAVETRDLMCTEIARLRNKLETGIKESYPEAVLFFDEQERLPHTTTIAFPGIANEALLYALNRQLVFASIGGGSFQQIGLVLAASGINPQLAHSALSFSLSRETTEDEIDRATWIVTETAKYLRRASQKILK from the coding sequence ATGCCAAATGGAATTTATTTAGATAATAACCTTGTGACACGTCCATCTAAGAAGGCTGTCAGTGAAATGCTTCCTTTTTTGACGGATCGATGGGGAACACCTTCAGCGCCGCACCGGATGGGACAAGAATTATTCCCTGCAATGTCTGAAAGCTATAAAGCCTTGTACGCTTTAATCGGTGCGAAAGAGGTTGATGACATTATTTTTACTTCTTCAGGAGAAGAAGCTGTGAATCATGTTTTTACGGCAGCTTTTCACGATATCATGTTGCCGACAGGTCGAAATCAATTGATTTGTGCCAATCAGGATGAAGCCCCTGCGCTGATGGCGATTGGCCGACTTGAACAACATGGTTGTGTTGGTAAGTTTGTGTCTGCCAATCAGGAAGGGCGCGTAACAGCGGAAGAAATAGCCGATCATATCACTCCAAGAACTGCCCTCGTTTCACTTTCATGGGCAAATGGTTTGACGGGTGTTATAAATCCTGTGCATGAAATCGGCGCTCTTTGTCAGCAAAGGGGTATTAAATTTCATCTAGATGCGACACATGTTCTAGGAAAGCTATTCTTTAATTTGGAAGACGTACAAGCGGATTTCATCACATTTAGTGGCGATCGTTTCCATGCTCCGAAGGGGACTGGTGGTCTTTACATTAAAGCAGGGGTGAAGTGCAGTTCCTTCATTTTAGGAGGGCTTGAACAAGGTGGATTACGCGCGGGGAATTTAAATGTACCCGCTTTAGTTGCTCTTGCAGCAGCTGCAAAAGAAGCTGTTGAAACGCGAGATTTAATGTGTACGGAAATTGCACGCCTTCGAAACAAATTGGAAACTGGAATTAAAGAAAGTTATCCTGAAGCGGTCTTGTTTTTTGATGAACAAGAAAGACTTCCACACACAACGACTATCGCTTTTCCTGGAATTGCCAATGAAGCTTTGCTCTACGCGCTTAACCGACAGTTGGTTTTTGCAAGCATTGGAGGCGGTTCTTTTCAGCAGATCGGGTTAGTTTTAGCCGCTTCAGGAATCAATCCCCAATTAGCTCATTCGGCTTTAAGTTTCAGTTTGTCACGTGAGACGACGGAAGATGAAATTGACCGCGCGACATGGATCGTTACCGAAACAGCAAAGTATCTTAGACGCGCATCTCAAAAAATTTTAAAGTAA
- a CDS encoding NifU family protein, protein MSLAALITPFPWSRYSKKLAAKIDNPRSIGFFTSEESEARCMFLAEGTEGSLEEGNLVRFYWLVDTDDGIIVDAKFQAYGQSVLIGAAEIACELMVGKNYDQARRISVELIDRHVRDKAEETAFPKETYPHLNLILSAIEDAFEKCIGIPVAESYIAPPVPSEIGEVVEGGYPGWKELTIKKKIAVIEEIMNRDIRPYIALDGGGVEVLNILEDREIVIGYQGNCTSCYSSIGTTLSYIQQVLRAKVYPDIIVTPDTSIFN, encoded by the coding sequence ATGAGTCTCGCAGCCCTAATCACGCCTTTTCCTTGGAGCCGATATAGTAAAAAATTGGCCGCTAAAATTGACAACCCGCGCTCCATCGGTTTTTTTACTTCTGAGGAATCAGAAGCTCGTTGCATGTTTTTAGCAGAAGGGACAGAAGGATCACTTGAAGAAGGAAATTTAGTTCGCTTTTATTGGTTGGTAGATACAGATGATGGGATCATCGTCGATGCCAAGTTCCAAGCTTACGGGCAATCAGTTTTAATAGGCGCCGCAGAAATTGCTTGTGAGCTGATGGTTGGAAAAAACTACGACCAAGCTCGACGTATAAGCGTCGAATTAATCGATCGGCATGTGCGAGATAAGGCTGAAGAAACCGCTTTTCCCAAAGAAACCTACCCCCATTTGAATCTTATTTTAAGTGCCATTGAAGATGCTTTCGAAAAATGTATCGGAATTCCCGTTGCAGAGAGTTATATCGCCCCACCCGTGCCATCTGAAATCGGTGAAGTTGTGGAAGGTGGGTATCCAGGTTGGAAAGAGTTAACCATCAAAAAGAAAATTGCTGTCATTGAAGAGATTATGAACCGAGATATTAGACCTTATATTGCCTTAGATGGTGGAGGGGTTGAAGTATTGAATATCTTAGAAGACAGAGAGATTGTGATTGGCTATCAAGGGAATTGTACCTCTTGCTACTCATCAATCGGCACCACACTTTCCTATATTCAGCAAGTTTTAAGAGCTAAGGTTTATCCAGATATTATAGTTACTCCAGATACTTCTATATTTAATTAA